A portion of the Corynebacterium occultum genome contains these proteins:
- a CDS encoding NADP-dependent oxidoreductase: protein MKAFAFQQYGSELQEVEIPEPELKPHEVLVRIVAAGVNHIDEKIRRGDLRRVEHFVLPMVLGAEFSGEVVAVGELVREFKPGMQVFAMADLKRTGGFAEYAAIDQRLLAPIPASLNTINAAALPLAGLTAWQALVDIGQLHAGQKVLIHGGTGGIGSIAIQLAKHLGARVTTTVGSTNVRLAHELGADTVINYSSEDFVQKVQGIDLVLDTQGGITLQKSLQVVRPGGKVVSLVSPQDPIYAAQVEAGMVTRARIRVGSSGVRRRARHAGADYRFLFTRPDAEQLRALAELVDEGKIRPVIDRVLPFDETPQAIQTLLGGGLRGKVLVRRR, encoded by the coding sequence ATGAAAGCCTTCGCTTTCCAGCAATATGGTTCAGAATTACAGGAAGTGGAGATTCCCGAGCCAGAACTAAAACCCCACGAGGTGCTGGTGCGGATCGTTGCGGCCGGAGTCAACCACATCGACGAGAAGATCCGGCGCGGAGATCTCCGGCGGGTGGAGCATTTCGTACTCCCGATGGTGCTGGGGGCGGAGTTCTCCGGTGAGGTGGTGGCCGTCGGCGAGCTGGTGCGGGAGTTCAAACCCGGGATGCAGGTCTTCGCCATGGCGGATCTGAAGCGGACCGGTGGTTTCGCCGAATATGCTGCCATTGATCAGCGGTTGCTCGCCCCGATTCCGGCTTCCCTGAACACCATCAATGCTGCTGCCCTACCGCTGGCGGGGTTGACCGCCTGGCAGGCTCTGGTGGACATCGGGCAGCTTCATGCCGGTCAGAAAGTGCTGATCCACGGCGGTACCGGTGGCATCGGTTCCATCGCCATCCAGCTGGCCAAGCATCTCGGGGCCAGGGTGACCACCACCGTCGGTTCCACCAATGTCCGCCTGGCCCATGAGCTGGGGGCGGACACCGTGATCAACTACAGCAGTGAGGACTTCGTGCAGAAGGTCCAGGGGATAGATCTGGTGCTGGACACCCAGGGTGGGATCACCCTGCAGAAGTCCCTGCAGGTGGTCCGCCCCGGTGGCAAGGTGGTCAGCCTGGTGTCTCCCCAGGATCCGATCTATGCGGCGCAGGTTGAAGCGGGCATGGTGACCAGAGCGAGGATCCGGGTGGGAAGTTCCGGGGTGCGCCGCCGGGCACGGCACGCGGGGGCGGATTATCGTTTCCTTTTCACCCGGCCTGATGCGGAACAGTTGCGTGCCCTGGCGGAACTGGTGGATGAGGGCAAGATCCGGCCGGTGATCGACCGGGTGCTGCCCTTCGATGAGACCCCGCAGGCCATTCAGACCCTGCTGGGTGGTGGGTTGCGCGGCAAGGTGCTGGTGCGGCGGCGGTGA
- a CDS encoding tautomerase family protein, whose translation MPIIQVTLIEGREDAVVENFIREVARTAAETLDAPLSSVRVMVNTVAPNYFAVGDQLKSE comes from the coding sequence ATGCCGATCATCCAGGTCACTCTCATCGAAGGTCGCGAAGACGCGGTCGTGGAAAATTTCATCCGGGAGGTTGCCCGCACCGCCGCCGAGACGCTAGATGCCCCGCTGTCTTCGGTGCGGGTCATGGTCAATACCGTCGCCCCGAATTATTTCGCCGTGGGCGATCAGCTCAAGAGTGAGTAG
- a CDS encoding YidH family protein gives MTSPLEPGDEPTRRNWEAALLGGGEEPDPRFTLANERTFLAWTRTSLAFLAGGIALAAFPLEQISDELRTFTAAFVVIIGMLISGGAAVRWLRVERAMRRGHPLPIPGIVPLLSLAALCACLLALVMLF, from the coding sequence ATGACTTCGCCCCTGGAACCAGGAGATGAGCCCACCCGTCGCAATTGGGAGGCTGCGCTGCTCGGAGGAGGAGAAGAGCCTGACCCGCGTTTCACCCTGGCCAATGAACGCACCTTCCTGGCCTGGACGCGCACCTCCCTGGCCTTCCTGGCCGGCGGCATCGCTCTGGCAGCCTTTCCGCTGGAACAGATCTCTGATGAGTTACGCACCTTCACCGCCGCCTTCGTGGTGATCATCGGCATGCTGATCTCCGGTGGTGCCGCGGTGCGCTGGCTACGGGTGGAACGCGCCATGCGCCGTGGGCACCCCCTGCCGATTCCCGGAATCGTTCCCTTGTTGTCCCTGGCCGCACTCTGCGCCTGCCTGCTGGCGCTTGTGATGCTGTTCTGA
- a CDS encoding DUF202 domain-containing protein: MPQTVLHDDPGLQPERTSLAWARTTVSYSVATAILLRWLPHYGMLMVGMIALMALTALGIYLSQRPRYRASARGLAGGQVKPQLGAVMAMTLGMLLFGLVGIFLILGT; encoded by the coding sequence ATGCCCCAAACTGTGCTGCATGATGATCCCGGACTCCAGCCGGAGCGGACCTCCCTGGCCTGGGCCCGCACCACGGTTTCCTACTCGGTGGCCACCGCAATTTTACTGCGCTGGCTACCGCACTACGGGATGCTCATGGTGGGGATGATCGCCCTGATGGCGCTGACTGCCCTGGGGATCTACCTCTCCCAACGTCCCCGCTACCGGGCCTCCGCCCGAGGACTGGCCGGTGGGCAGGTGAAACCGCAGCTGGGGGCGGTGATGGCCATGACCCTGGGGATGCTGCTCTTCGGACTGGTCGGCATATTCCTGATTCTGGGCACCTGA